The following coding sequences are from one Sciurus carolinensis chromosome 11, mSciCar1.2, whole genome shotgun sequence window:
- the Coro1b gene encoding coronin-1B, with protein sequence MSFRKVVRQSKFRHVFGQPVKNDQCYEDIRVSRVTWDSTFCAVNPKFLAVIVEASGGGAFLVLPLSKTGRIDKAYPTVCGHTGPVLDIDWCPHNDEVIASGSEDCTVMVWQIPENGLGAPLTEPVVVLEGHTKRVGIVTWHPTARNVLLSAGCDNVVLIWNVGTAEELYRLDTLHPDLIYNVSWNRNGSLFCSACKDKSVRIIDPRRGTLVAEREKAHEGARPMRAIFLADGKVFTTGFSRMSERQLALWDPENLEEPMALQELDSSNGALLPFYDPDTSVVYVCGKGDSSIRYFEITDESPYIHFLNTFTSKEPQRGMGSMPKRGLEVSKCEIARFYKLHERKCEPIVMTVPRKSDLFQDDLYPDTAGPEAALEAEEWVSGRDADPILISLREAYVPSKQRDLKVSRRNVLSDSRLSSSARPGAATSAAAIADATSSSLAAAGEAGKLEEVMQELRALRAMVKEQGERICRLEEQLGRMENGDA encoded by the exons ATGTCCTTTCGCAAAGTGGTTCGGCAGAGCAAATTCCGGCATGTGTTTGGCCAACCGGTCAAGAATGACCAATGCTACGAGGACATTCGCGTGTCCCGTGTTACCTGGGACAGCACTTTCTGCGCAGTCAACCCCAAGTTCCTGGCAGTGATTGTGGAGGCCAGTGGTGGGGGTGCCTTCCTGGTGCTTCCCCTGAGCAAG ACTGGCCGCATAGACAAAGCCTACCCAACAGTGTGTGGGCACACAGGACCTGTCCTGGACATCGACTGGTGTCCCCACAATGATGAAGTCATTGCCAGTGGCTCGGAGGATTGCACAGTCATG GTATGGCAGATTCCGGAGAATGGACTGGGTGCCCCACTGACAGAGCCAGTGGTAGTGCTAGAGGGGCACACCAAGCGCGTGGGCATCGTCACCTGGCACCCCACAGCCCGAAATGTGCTGCTCAGTGCAG GCTGTGATAATGTGGTGCTCATCTGGAACGTGGGCACTGCGGAGGAGCTATACCGCCTGGACACCCTGCACCCTGACCTCATCTACAATGTCAGCTGGAACCGCAATGGCAGCCTTTTCTGCTCAGCCTGCAAGGACAAGAGTGTCCGCATCATCGACCCCCGCCGGGGCACCCTAGTGGCT GAGCGGGAGAAAGCCCATGAGGGGGCCCGGCCCATGAGGGCCATCTTCCTGGCGGATGGCAAGGTGTTCACTACAGGCTTCAGCCGCATGAGTGAGCGGCAGCTGGCACTCTGGGACCCA GAGAACCTTGAGGAACCCATGGCCCTGCAGGAGCTAGACTCAAGCAACGGGGCCCTGCTGCCCTTCTACGACCCTGACACCAGCGTGGTCTACGTCTGTGGCAAG GGCGACTCCAGCATCCGGTACTTTGAGATCACAGATGAGTCTCCCTATATCCACTTCCTGAACACGTTTACCAGCAAGGAGCCCCAGAGGGGCATGGGCAGTATGCCCAAGAGGGGTTTGGAGGTCAGCAAATGTGAGATTGCCCG gTTCTACAAACTGCACGAACGCAAGTGTGAGCCCATTGTCATGACTGTGCCAAGAAAG TCGGACCTCTTCCAGGATGATCTGTACCCTGACACAGCCGGACCCGAAGCTGCCCTGGAGGCAGAGGAGTGGGTGAGCGGGCGGGACGCAGACCCCATCCTCATCTCGCTGCGGGAGGCCTATGTGCCCAGCAAACAGCGGGACCTGAAGGTCAGCCGGCGCAATGTGCTGTCCGACAGCCGGCTCTCCAGCTCGGCCCGCCCGGGGGCTGCCACGTCTGCTGCGGCCATTGCTGACGCCACCTCTAGTAGCCTTGCCGCGGCTGGG GAGGCCGGGAAGCTAGAGGAGGTGATGCAGGAGCTGCGGGCACTGCGGGCCATGGTCAAGGAGCAGGGGGAGCGCATCTGCCGCCTGGAGGAGCAGCTCGGCCGCATGGAGAACGGGGACGCATAG
- the Ptprcap gene encoding protein tyrosine phosphatase receptor type C-associated protein, translating into MALLCALGLGALLALPGALGSGGAKDSVGSSSVTVVLLLLLLLLLVTGLALAWRRLSRDSGGYYHPARLGAALWGRTRRLLWASPAGRWLQARTDMGSLDDPEQQEDEQEAEDEDITDGGQEEAEPQEEQQRCRTGPRLEQAEEAQDSDVEGGLDLGSQGPMGSGGSAEALLSDLHAFSGTAAWDDSAGASGGQSLHVTAL; encoded by the exons ATG GCTCTGCTCTGTGCCCTTGGTCTTGGCGCGCTGCTGGCCTTGccaggggccctgggttcaggtGGTGCAAAGGACAGCGTGGGCTCCAGCTCTGTTACTgtagtgctgctgctgctgctgctcctgctgctggtcaccggcctggccctggcctggcGCCGCCTCAGTCGTGACTCGGGGGGCTACTACCACCCAGCCCGCCTAGGCGCTGCGCTGTGGGGCCGCACCCGCCGCCTCCTCTGGGCCAGCCCCGCAGGCCGCTGGCTGCAGGCCCGCACTGATATGGGGTCACTAGATGACCCAGAGCAGCAGGAGGACGAGCAGGAGGCAGAAGATGAGGACATCACAGATGGTGGCCAAGAGGAAGCTGAACCCCAGGAAGAGCAGCAGCGATGCAGAACAGGACCCCGCCTGGAACAGGCCGAGGAAGCGCAGGACAGTGACGTGGAAGGGGGCCTGGACCTTGGCTCCCAGGGGCCAATGGGCTCAGGGGGCAGTGCGGAGGCCCTGCTGAGTGACCTGCACGCCTTCTCAGGCACTGCAGCCTGGGACGACAGTGCTGGGGCATCGGGGGGACAGAGCCTCCACGTGACGGCACTATAG
- the Rps6kb2 gene encoding ribosomal protein S6 kinase beta-2 isoform X1 — protein MAAVFDLDLETEEGSEGEGEPEFCPADVCPLAESRAAGLEPVGHYEEVELTETSVNLGPERIGPHCFELLRVLGKGGYGKVFQVRKVQGTNLGKIYAMKVLRKAKIVRNAKDTAHTQAERNILELVKHPFIVELAYAFQTGGKLYLILECLSGGELFTHLEREGIFLEDTACFYLAEITLALGHLHSQGIIYRDLKPENIMLNSQGHIKLTDFGLCKESIHEGAVTHTFCGTIEYMAPEILVRSGHNRVVDWWSLGALIHPSPQKTGRKPWIRSSRGSWCCLPTSPQMPGTLSKRPSPAALLPQFLKRNPSQRIGGGPGDAADVQRHPFFRHINWDDLLARRVDPPIRPSLQSEEDVSQFDTRFTRQTPVDSPDDTALSESANQAFLGFTYVAPSVLDSIKEGFSFQPKLRSPRRLNSSPRTPISPLKFSPFEGFRPSPGPPEPTEPPLPPLLSPPPPPPPSSTAPLPIRPPSGTKKSKRGRGRSGR, from the exons ATGGCGGCCGTGTTCGACCTGGACTTGGAGACCGAGGAAGGCAGCGAGGGCGAGGGCGAGCCAGAGTTCTGTCCTGCG GACGTGTGTCCCCTTGCCGAATCGAGGGCTGCCGGCCTGGA GCCCGTGGGACACTATGAGGAGGTGGAGCTGACTGAGACCAGTGTGAACCTGGGCCCTGAGCGCATTGGGCCGCACTGCTTTGAACTGCTTCGAGTGCTGGGCAAGGGGGGCTATGGCAAG GTGTTCCAGGTACGAAAAGTGCAAGGCACCAATTTGGGCAAAATATATGCCATGAAAGTCCTGAGGAAg GCCAAAATTGTGCGTAATGCCAAGGATACAGCACACACACAGGCTGAGCGGAACATTCTAGAGTTGGTGAAGCACCCCTTTATTGTGGAACTGGCCTATGCCTTCCAGACGGGTGGCAAACTCTACCTCATCCTGGAGTGCCTCAGTG GTGGTGAGCTCTTCACACATCTGGAGCGAGAGGGCATCTTCCTGGAAGACACTGCCTG CTTCTACCTGGCTGAGATCACGCTGGCCCTGGGGCATCTCCACTCCCAAGGCATCATCTACCGGGACCTCAAGCCTGAGAACATCATGCTCAACAGCCAGG GCCACATCAAACTGACGGATTTCGGACTCTGCAAGGAGTCCATTCACGAGGGTGCTGTCACCCACACCTTCTGTGGCACCATTGAGTACAT GGCCCCTGAGATCCTGGTGCGCAGTGGCCACAACCGGGTGGTGGACTGGTGGAGCCTGGGGGCCCTGAT CCACCCTTCACCGCAGAAAACCGGAAGAAAACCATGGATAAGATCATCAAGGGGAAGCTGGTGCTGCCTCCCTACCTCACCCCAGATGCCAGGGACCTTGTCAAAAAG GCCCTCACCCGCTGCCCTGCTCCCGCAGTTTCTGAAGCGGAATCCTAGCCAGCGGATCGGGGGTGGCCCTGGGGATGCTGCTGACGTGCAG AGGCACCCCTTCTTCCGGCACATCAATTGGGATGACCTCCTGGCCCGCCGCGTGGACCCTCCTATCAGGCCAAGTCTG CAGTCAGAGGAGGACGTGAGCCAGTTTGACACCCGCTTCACGCGGCAGACACCAGTGGACAGTCCAGACGACACAGCTCTGAGTGAAAGTGCCAACCAGGCCTTCCTG GGCTTCACGTATGTGGCGCCCTCGGTCCTGGACAGCATCAAGGAGGGCTTCTCCTTCCAGCCCAAGCTGCGCTCCCCCAGGCGCCTCAACAGCAGCCCACGAACCCCCATCAG CCCCCTCAAGTTCTCACCCTTTGAGGGGTTCCGGCCCAGCCCTGGCCCACCAGAGCCCACAGAGCCACCTCTACCTCCACTgctgtcaccaccaccaccgccaccacccTCGAGCACTGCTCCCCTCCCCATCCGTCCCCCCTCAGGGACCAAGAAGTCTAAGAGGGGCCGTGGGCGCTCTGGGCGGTAG
- the Rps6kb2 gene encoding ribosomal protein S6 kinase beta-2 isoform X3 produces the protein MAAVFDLDLETEEGSEGEGEPEFCPADVCPLAESRAAGLEPVGHYEEVELTETSVNLGPERIGPHCFELLRVLGKGGYGKVFQVRKVQGTNLGKIYAMKVLRKAKIVRNAKDTAHTQAERNILELVKHPFIVELAYAFQTGGKLYLILECLSGGELFTHLEREGIFLEDTACFYLAEITLALGHLHSQGIIYRDLKPENIMLNSQGHIKLTDFGLCKESIHEGAVTHTFCGTIEYIHPSPQKTGRKPWIRSSRGSWCCLPTSPQMPGTLSKRPSPAALLPQFLKRNPSQRIGGGPGDAADVQRHPFFRHINWDDLLARRVDPPIRPSLQSEEDVSQFDTRFTRQTPVDSPDDTALSESANQAFLGFTYVAPSVLDSIKEGFSFQPKLRSPRRLNSSPRTPISPLKFSPFEGFRPSPGPPEPTEPPLPPLLSPPPPPPPSSTAPLPIRPPSGTKKSKRGRGRSGR, from the exons ATGGCGGCCGTGTTCGACCTGGACTTGGAGACCGAGGAAGGCAGCGAGGGCGAGGGCGAGCCAGAGTTCTGTCCTGCG GACGTGTGTCCCCTTGCCGAATCGAGGGCTGCCGGCCTGGA GCCCGTGGGACACTATGAGGAGGTGGAGCTGACTGAGACCAGTGTGAACCTGGGCCCTGAGCGCATTGGGCCGCACTGCTTTGAACTGCTTCGAGTGCTGGGCAAGGGGGGCTATGGCAAG GTGTTCCAGGTACGAAAAGTGCAAGGCACCAATTTGGGCAAAATATATGCCATGAAAGTCCTGAGGAAg GCCAAAATTGTGCGTAATGCCAAGGATACAGCACACACACAGGCTGAGCGGAACATTCTAGAGTTGGTGAAGCACCCCTTTATTGTGGAACTGGCCTATGCCTTCCAGACGGGTGGCAAACTCTACCTCATCCTGGAGTGCCTCAGTG GTGGTGAGCTCTTCACACATCTGGAGCGAGAGGGCATCTTCCTGGAAGACACTGCCTG CTTCTACCTGGCTGAGATCACGCTGGCCCTGGGGCATCTCCACTCCCAAGGCATCATCTACCGGGACCTCAAGCCTGAGAACATCATGCTCAACAGCCAGG GCCACATCAAACTGACGGATTTCGGACTCTGCAAGGAGTCCATTCACGAGGGTGCTGTCACCCACACCTTCTGTGGCACCATTGAGTACAT CCACCCTTCACCGCAGAAAACCGGAAGAAAACCATGGATAAGATCATCAAGGGGAAGCTGGTGCTGCCTCCCTACCTCACCCCAGATGCCAGGGACCTTGTCAAAAAG GCCCTCACCCGCTGCCCTGCTCCCGCAGTTTCTGAAGCGGAATCCTAGCCAGCGGATCGGGGGTGGCCCTGGGGATGCTGCTGACGTGCAG AGGCACCCCTTCTTCCGGCACATCAATTGGGATGACCTCCTGGCCCGCCGCGTGGACCCTCCTATCAGGCCAAGTCTG CAGTCAGAGGAGGACGTGAGCCAGTTTGACACCCGCTTCACGCGGCAGACACCAGTGGACAGTCCAGACGACACAGCTCTGAGTGAAAGTGCCAACCAGGCCTTCCTG GGCTTCACGTATGTGGCGCCCTCGGTCCTGGACAGCATCAAGGAGGGCTTCTCCTTCCAGCCCAAGCTGCGCTCCCCCAGGCGCCTCAACAGCAGCCCACGAACCCCCATCAG CCCCCTCAAGTTCTCACCCTTTGAGGGGTTCCGGCCCAGCCCTGGCCCACCAGAGCCCACAGAGCCACCTCTACCTCCACTgctgtcaccaccaccaccgccaccacccTCGAGCACTGCTCCCCTCCCCATCCGTCCCCCCTCAGGGACCAAGAAGTCTAAGAGGGGCCGTGGGCGCTCTGGGCGGTAG
- the Rps6kb2 gene encoding ribosomal protein S6 kinase beta-2 isoform X2 — MAAVFDLDLETEEGSEGEGEPEFCPADVCPLAESRAAGLEPVGHYEEVELTETSVNLGPERIGPHCFELLRVLGKGGYGKVFQVRKVQGTNLGKIYAMKVLRKAKIVRNAKDTAHTQAERNILELVKHPFIVELAYAFQTGGKLYLILECLSGGELFTHLEREGIFLEDTACFYLAEITLALGHLHSQGIIYRDLKPENIMLNSQGHIKLTDFGLCKESIHEGAVTHTFCGTIEYMAPEILVRSGHNRVVDWWSLGALMYDMLTGSPPFTAENRKKTMDKIIKGKLVLPPYLTPDARDLVKKFLKRNPSQRIGGGPGDAADVQRHPFFRHINWDDLLARRVDPPIRPSLQSEEDVSQFDTRFTRQTPVDSPDDTALSESANQAFLGFTYVAPSVLDSIKEGFSFQPKLRSPRRLNSSPRTPISPLKFSPFEGFRPSPGPPEPTEPPLPPLLSPPPPPPPSSTAPLPIRPPSGTKKSKRGRGRSGR; from the exons ATGGCGGCCGTGTTCGACCTGGACTTGGAGACCGAGGAAGGCAGCGAGGGCGAGGGCGAGCCAGAGTTCTGTCCTGCG GACGTGTGTCCCCTTGCCGAATCGAGGGCTGCCGGCCTGGA GCCCGTGGGACACTATGAGGAGGTGGAGCTGACTGAGACCAGTGTGAACCTGGGCCCTGAGCGCATTGGGCCGCACTGCTTTGAACTGCTTCGAGTGCTGGGCAAGGGGGGCTATGGCAAG GTGTTCCAGGTACGAAAAGTGCAAGGCACCAATTTGGGCAAAATATATGCCATGAAAGTCCTGAGGAAg GCCAAAATTGTGCGTAATGCCAAGGATACAGCACACACACAGGCTGAGCGGAACATTCTAGAGTTGGTGAAGCACCCCTTTATTGTGGAACTGGCCTATGCCTTCCAGACGGGTGGCAAACTCTACCTCATCCTGGAGTGCCTCAGTG GTGGTGAGCTCTTCACACATCTGGAGCGAGAGGGCATCTTCCTGGAAGACACTGCCTG CTTCTACCTGGCTGAGATCACGCTGGCCCTGGGGCATCTCCACTCCCAAGGCATCATCTACCGGGACCTCAAGCCTGAGAACATCATGCTCAACAGCCAGG GCCACATCAAACTGACGGATTTCGGACTCTGCAAGGAGTCCATTCACGAGGGTGCTGTCACCCACACCTTCTGTGGCACCATTGAGTACAT GGCCCCTGAGATCCTGGTGCGCAGTGGCCACAACCGGGTGGTGGACTGGTGGAGCCTGGGGGCCCTGATGTACGACATGCTCACTGGATCG CCACCCTTCACCGCAGAAAACCGGAAGAAAACCATGGATAAGATCATCAAGGGGAAGCTGGTGCTGCCTCCCTACCTCACCCCAGATGCCAGGGACCTTGTCAAAAAG TTTCTGAAGCGGAATCCTAGCCAGCGGATCGGGGGTGGCCCTGGGGATGCTGCTGACGTGCAG AGGCACCCCTTCTTCCGGCACATCAATTGGGATGACCTCCTGGCCCGCCGCGTGGACCCTCCTATCAGGCCAAGTCTG CAGTCAGAGGAGGACGTGAGCCAGTTTGACACCCGCTTCACGCGGCAGACACCAGTGGACAGTCCAGACGACACAGCTCTGAGTGAAAGTGCCAACCAGGCCTTCCTG GGCTTCACGTATGTGGCGCCCTCGGTCCTGGACAGCATCAAGGAGGGCTTCTCCTTCCAGCCCAAGCTGCGCTCCCCCAGGCGCCTCAACAGCAGCCCACGAACCCCCATCAG CCCCCTCAAGTTCTCACCCTTTGAGGGGTTCCGGCCCAGCCCTGGCCCACCAGAGCCCACAGAGCCACCTCTACCTCCACTgctgtcaccaccaccaccgccaccacccTCGAGCACTGCTCCCCTCCCCATCCGTCCCCCCTCAGGGACCAAGAAGTCTAAGAGGGGCCGTGGGCGCTCTGGGCGGTAG